Genomic segment of Arachis hypogaea cultivar Tifrunner chromosome 11, arahy.Tifrunner.gnm2.J5K5, whole genome shotgun sequence:
ATGTTATGAGCAACGGACTTTAATTAATGTTTCTATCAttaattattttccttttgtCACATCATCTAAATTGTGCATATTCTATGAGAAAATTATTAGCATTCCTCCTGATTAATCAATCATTGTTTGGAAACCTTTTACTTGGCAAAAAACAAATTCCCTTACTTTAGCTTCCAGGTTCCCTTGTAATTTGTTTTCTACTAATAAAATAAGTTATGAAATAGTTGACTTCACATTATTGAGTTTCATTCATCTATTTTATAGGAATGCATGAGTTACTTGCCCCGCTGCTATATGTTCTCCAAGTTGATGTGGAACATCTTTCCGCAATACGAAAGCTTTATGAAGATCACTTCACAGACAGATTTGATGGCCTTTTCTGTCAGGAGAATGATCATCGTTACAGCTTTGATATGAGAAAATCTACAGACTCAGAGGATGATATTGGTTCCTGTGGAGATGCATTGAAAATCCAGAGTCTCGATGAGCTTGATCCTAGTATACGAGCGCTTGTATTGCTAGGTGATGCTTATGGGGCTGAAGGTGAACTTGGTGTTGTTTTGTCCGATAAATTCATGGAACATGATGCTTACTGCATGTTTGAGGCATTAATGAGTGGTGCTCATGGTTCAGTTGCAATGGCTGATTTCTTCTCTTATTCACCTGTGGCTGGGTCCAATACCGGCTTGCCTCCTGTAATTGAAGCTTCAAATGCATTGTATCATTTGTTGTATCACGTTGATTCATCTCTACACAGTCATCTTGTTGATCTTGGGGTTGAACCCCAGTACTTTGCTCTCCGCTGGTTCCGAGTTTTATTTGGACGGGAATTTTCACTCGACAACCTCTTGATCATCTGGGATGAGATATTTTTATCAGATAATGGTAAAAAGCAGAAGCTTGCGGAGGACAATACAGAATCTGGTTTTATGATATTACAATCACCTCGTGGAGCCTTTATCACGGCTATGGCTGTAGCAATGTTACTTCGATTAAGATCTTCACTACTGGCAACTGAAAATCCCACAATCTGTCTCCAGAGGTTATTAAACTTCCCCGAGGACACAGATATCGATAAACTACTAGCAAAGGCTAAATCCTTGCAGGCTATTGCATTAAGTACTGAAATTTCATCATCAATACCTTCATTTGTGTGGTTTCATAACCAAGCAAAATCAATTAGTGCAAGATCTACTACTCATCCATCTGACTCAGATTCTCCGAGAACTCCTCTGAAACTGTTGACTGATAGCTACTGGGAAGAAAAGTGGAGAGTTGCCCACAGTACTGAAGAACTTAAGCAAGATGGAGCTGAAAATCAGGTTCCAGCTCAGAAAAAGAAATGGACAGAAAAGGTAAATGTCAGTTTAAAGAGAACAGAATCTGCCCCTTCTCCATCCACGACTAATGATGGAAAAAAGGAAAGTAAGGAAGCTGTTAGACGCAGTTTGTTAGAAGATCTTTGTAAGGAACTTGGCTCAGAGGTAGACACAGAAAACCTGTATGTATTCGAGCAGGATAATCGTCCTGTAGTAGTTGAAAGGGAACAACAAGATGACGGCTCTGAATGCTGCAACAATTACTTTGCGGATGTTAGAGGTCTAAGTGTAAGTACTAGAAGTGAGGGAAATTCACCTATATTTTCTGGCCTAGCTAGTCCTCGTTTGGATGTCAATCGTCGAAACTATTCTGAGAAAAGTAGCATTCCGTATAATTATAATTTGTCCTTTCTTGAAACTGAAATCAATGAAACTGGTTCACCTCTTCCAGTCTCTGATTGTCCTGAGAACTTATCTCACACATCCTCCTTCAACAATGATCCCATGGGAAATTCAGCCTCACATCAGAAGTGGGGAAAGCTGAATAAATTCCAGTGGTTTTTTTCAAGGCTTGGACGAAACAGTGATGAACGTACATCTGTCAAGGGTGGAAGTCCTTCTCAAGATGCAAAACCTGCCAAATGCAAAAATCAAAGTCATGTAATGATACCCTCTTCTTCTATAGCAAATGGGCATTGTAGTCCTGTTAGAAGCCAAGGGGATTCTCCGATAGACCAGAATATGGTCGGAACTATTAGGAATATTGGGC
This window contains:
- the LOC112723596 gene encoding uncharacterized protein, coding for MPPAMVLSPLPESPSVLSVPESPPETRRFGDIRGLQWRISLGVLPSSNSIDDLRRATANSRRRYANLRGRLLVDPHLPKDGGSPPNLIMDNPLSQNPDSTWSRFFRNAELERMVDQDLSRLYPEHGGYFQTPGFQGLLRRILLLWCLKHPECGYRQGMHELLAPLLYVLQVDVEHLSAIRKLYEDHFTDRFDGLFCQENDHRYSFDMRKSTDSEDDIGSCGDALKIQSLDELDPSIRALVLLGDAYGAEGELGVVLSDKFMEHDAYCMFEALMSGAHGSVAMADFFSYSPVAGSNTGLPPVIEASNALYHLLYHVDSSLHSHLVDLGVEPQYFALRWFRVLFGREFSLDNLLIIWDEIFLSDNGKKQKLAEDNTESGFMILQSPRGAFITAMAVAMLLRLRSSLLATENPTICLQRLLNFPEDTDIDKLLAKAKSLQAIALSTEISSSIPSFVWFHNQAKSISARSTTHPSDSDSPRTPLKLLTDSYWEEKWRVAHSTEELKQDGAENQVPAQKKKWTEKVNVSLKRTESAPSPSTTNDGKKESKEAVRRSLLEDLCKELGSEVDTENLYVFEQDNRPVVVEREQQDDGSECCNNYFADVRGLSVSTRSEGNSPIFSGLASPRLDVNRRNYSEKSSIPYNYNLSFLETEINETGSPLPVSDCPENLSHTSSFNNDPMGNSASHQKWGKLNKFQWFFSRLGRNSDERTSVKGGSPSQDAKPAKCKNQSHVMIPSSSIANGHCSPVRSQGDSPIDQNMVGTIRNIGQSMLEHIQVIESSFQQEQGASKDVVVGKGQLAAMTAALDELRKISNLLSEM